One genomic region from bacterium encodes:
- a CDS encoding biopolymer transporter ExbD: MQVGEEDRFIAEINITPLTDVFLVLLIIFMVATPFLMYQGIKVNLPSSIMGVPNPEAIIITVDKEKNVFVDEVKVEKTGLKEYLTQKLLQKEDKLVIIRGDRSIYLGDAVSVMDIAKQAGAERIAIATGKEDEKDRETEIR; encoded by the coding sequence ATGCAAGTGGGAGAAGAGGATAGGTTTATTGCAGAGATAAATATTACACCCCTTACAGATGTTTTTCTTGTCCTTCTTATAATCTTTATGGTTGCAACGCCATTCCTTATGTATCAAGGGATAAAGGTAAATCTTCCATCTTCAATAATGGGCGTTCCAAATCCAGAGGCAATTATTATAACAGTTGATAAAGAAAAAAATGTATTTGTTGATGAGGTAAAGGTTGAAAAAACAGGTTTAAAGGAATATCTTACCCAGAAGCTTTTACAAAAAGAGGATAAGCTTGTTATCATAAGGGGTGATCGCTCTATATATCTTGGCGATGCCGTCTCTGTTATGGACATAGCAAAACAAGCAGGTGCAGAGAGGATTGCTATTGCTACAGGAAAAGAGGATGAGAAGGATAGAGAGACAGAAATTCGTTAA